Proteins from one Piscinibacter lacus genomic window:
- a CDS encoding TrmH family RNA methyltransferase gives MRAAPVEISARDNPLIQRLRKLAQDPAAYRKLGQVWLEGEHLCSALLARGGRAQQALIARSAWTQRPALRALAEAAARCAIVEDKLFAQLSGLESPAALGLLIDTPPPAAPRADRDTLVLDRVQDAGNVGSMLRSAAALGIGQVLALKGTAALWSPKVLRAGQGAHFGLHLVEGLAAEDLLALGLPLVATSPHAEAVLGRQALPRPLAWVLGHEGQGVQPALLQACALTLRIPQPGGEESLNVAAAAAICFYESQVRGAG, from the coding sequence ATGAGGGCCGCGCCGGTCGAGATCAGCGCCCGCGACAACCCGCTGATCCAGCGCCTGCGCAAGCTGGCCCAGGATCCGGCGGCCTACCGCAAGCTCGGTCAGGTCTGGCTGGAGGGCGAGCACCTGTGCAGCGCGCTGCTGGCCCGCGGCGGTCGCGCGCAGCAGGCCTTGATCGCCCGCAGTGCCTGGACGCAGCGGCCTGCGCTGCGCGCCCTGGCCGAGGCGGCGGCGCGCTGCGCGATCGTGGAAGACAAGCTCTTCGCGCAGCTCAGCGGCTTGGAATCGCCGGCCGCCCTGGGTCTGCTGATCGACACGCCGCCGCCGGCGGCGCCGCGCGCCGACCGGGACACCCTTGTGCTCGACCGCGTGCAGGACGCCGGCAATGTCGGCAGCATGCTGCGCAGCGCCGCGGCCCTGGGCATCGGCCAGGTGCTGGCACTCAAGGGCACGGCGGCGCTGTGGTCGCCCAAGGTGCTGCGGGCCGGGCAGGGCGCGCATTTCGGCCTGCATCTGGTCGAAGGGCTGGCGGCCGAGGACTTGCTCGCGCTCGGCCTGCCGCTGGTGGCCACCAGCCCGCATGCCGAGGCCGTGCTCGGCCGCCAAGCCCTGCCGCGGCCCCTGGCCTGGGTGCTGGGCCATGAAGGGCAGGGCGTGCAGCCGGCCCTGTTGCAGGCCTGTGCGCTGACGCTGCGCATTCCCCAGCCGGGTGGCGAGGAGTCGCTCAATGTCGCCGCGGCGGCCGCGATCTGCTTCTACGAATCCCAGGTTCGCGGCGCGGGCTGA
- a CDS encoding H-NS family nucleoid-associated regulatory protein, producing MNSVQDLVRQRDELARQQQELNQQIEAARRSERAGVIAQIKALMAEHGVTLAELGSGKPARGSAKAAGSTGSKVAPKYRHPDSGETWSGRGLKPKWLQAEIAGGKSLDDFKI from the coding sequence ATGAACAGCGTGCAGGATCTCGTTCGCCAGCGGGATGAACTCGCCCGGCAGCAGCAGGAACTCAACCAGCAGATCGAAGCGGCCCGCCGCAGCGAACGCGCCGGCGTGATTGCCCAGATCAAGGCCCTGATGGCCGAGCACGGCGTGACCCTGGCTGAGCTGGGCAGCGGCAAGCCGGCCCGGGGTTCGGCCAAGGCGGCTGGCTCGACCGGCTCGAAGGTTGCCCCCAAGTACCGTCACCCGGACAGTGGCGAAACCTGGAGCGGCCGCGGCCTGAAGCCGAAGTGGCTGCAAGCGGAAATCGCGGGCGGCAAGTCGCTCGACGATTTCAAGATCTGA
- a CDS encoding extracellular solute-binding protein, producing the protein MSFSPRALVHGLAAALLATTTASAMAQQAQLNLYSARHYQTDEALYADFERSTGIKINRIDADDAGILARLKSEGAASPADVILLVDAARLARAEAEGLFQPVASATLSQRIPAKLRGADSGQGSAWFGYSTRARVIVYNKASVQRDDVDTYEELGEAKNKGRVCTRSGSHPYNLSLFGAMLDHLGTEKTEAWLKGLVGNMARDPKGGDTDQIKAVASGECSVGLSNSYYLARLMRSTKPEDRAVVEKVGVVFPNQASWGTHINIAGGAMARHAKNREAAVKFLEYLASDSAQVYFANGNNEYPVVAGVKAGNPALDALGPFKQELLPIAVIGRNAITVQQMLDRVGYK; encoded by the coding sequence ATGTCCTTCTCCCCCCGCGCCCTCGTCCACGGCCTGGCCGCTGCCCTGCTGGCCACGACCACGGCCTCGGCGATGGCGCAGCAAGCGCAGCTCAACCTCTATTCCGCACGGCATTACCAGACCGACGAAGCGCTCTACGCCGACTTCGAGCGCAGCACCGGCATCAAGATCAACCGCATCGATGCCGACGATGCCGGCATCCTGGCCCGCCTGAAAAGCGAGGGCGCGGCCAGCCCGGCCGATGTGATCCTGCTGGTCGATGCTGCCCGCCTGGCGCGTGCCGAAGCCGAGGGGCTGTTCCAGCCGGTGGCCTCGGCCACGCTCAGCCAGCGCATTCCCGCCAAGTTGCGCGGAGCCGACAGCGGCCAGGGTTCGGCCTGGTTTGGTTACTCCACCCGGGCGCGGGTGATCGTCTACAACAAGGCCAGCGTCCAGCGCGACGACGTCGACACCTACGAGGAACTCGGCGAGGCGAAGAACAAGGGCCGGGTCTGCACCCGCTCGGGCTCGCACCCCTATAACCTCTCGCTGTTCGGCGCCATGCTTGATCACCTGGGCACGGAAAAGACCGAGGCCTGGCTGAAAGGCCTGGTCGGCAACATGGCGCGCGACCCCAAGGGCGGCGACACCGACCAGATCAAGGCCGTGGCCAGCGGCGAATGCAGCGTCGGCCTGAGCAACAGCTACTACCTGGCGCGACTGATGCGATCGACCAAGCCGGAGGACCGCGCCGTGGTCGAGAAGGTCGGCGTGGTCTTCCCCAACCAAGCCAGCTGGGGCACGCACATCAACATTGCCGGGGGCGCGATGGCACGCCATGCGAAGAACCGCGAGGCCGCCGTCAAGTTCCTGGAGTACCTTGCCAGCGATTCCGCCCAGGTCTATTTCGCCAACGGCAACAATGAGTACCCGGTGGTCGCCGGGGTGAAGGCGGGCAATCCCGCCCTCGACGCACTCGGGCCGTTCAAGCAAGAGCTTCTGCCGATCGCCGTGATCGGCCGCAATGCGATCACCGTGCAGCAGATGCTGGACCGCGTCGGCTACAAGTGA
- a CDS encoding oxidative damage protection protein gives MARTVHCVLLKKEADGLDYAPYPGELGARIYAGVSKEAWAQWLKHQTMLVNENRLNLADARARQYLARQMERFFFGEGVDQPAGFVPPSA, from the coding sequence ATGGCCCGCACCGTCCACTGTGTGCTGCTCAAGAAAGAGGCTGACGGCCTGGATTACGCGCCCTACCCGGGCGAACTGGGTGCACGGATTTATGCCGGTGTGAGCAAGGAAGCCTGGGCGCAATGGCTCAAGCACCAGACCATGCTCGTCAATGAAAACCGGCTGAATCTGGCCGATGCGCGCGCGCGGCAGTACCTGGCGCGGCAAATGGAGCGCTTCTTCTTCGGCGAGGGCGTGGACCAGCCCGCCGGCTTCGTGCCGCCGAGCGCCTGA